The stretch of DNA ACAGCCGAAAAGTTTGAGTCTCGACACCTACGACCAAACCCCGTAGGAGACGATGTTTGGAGACTCAAATATATCCGCCTCACATTGCCTTAACTCGCGGCGACGGCAACTCGAATATGCCGATGTGCCGCATTCATGTGAGCCTCGTCACCGGCTCCTGATGGATTTTGAAAGCGCCGCGCCGGTTTGCTTACTTCTTATCCGCGCCCAGGATTTTATCAAGGTGCCGGTCGAGGTCCATCATGGAGCCGGCACAGGTAGCGCTTTGCACGCGATCCAGCAGTTCATCCGCCCAGGCCTCTTCCTCCACTTGCTCCTGGATGAACCATTGCAGTAACACTTGCGCCGGATAATCCTTGGAGGCCAGAGCCGCCTCGTAGGTCGCGTTGACCCCCTCGGTATTGACTCGTTCCATGGCTTGTGCCTGCTTCACCACGTCGAACAGGGTGGCATACTCGCTCTTGGGGGCTGCG from Verrucomicrobiota bacterium encodes:
- a CDS encoding ferritin; its protein translation is MPGIAIKPMVATEIQRQLNHELGAAQGYLAMALWCDHEHYSGFAAFFHKQVEEERAHAAKFMAHLLDRGVRPEIRVLAAPKSEYATLFDVVKQAQAMERVNTEGVNATYEAALASKDYPAQVLLQWFIQEQVEEEAWADELLDRVQSATCAGSMMDLDRHLDKILGADKK